The following proteins are co-located in the Halococcus saccharolyticus DSM 5350 genome:
- a CDS encoding aldo/keto reductase, giving the protein MDHRQLGSTGYDVSEVGLGTWNVGGDWGDVSEDEGRAAIDAAIDEGVTFVDTADVYGDGRSERLIREVLADRSEDPIVATKAGRRLDPHEAASYTEDNLREFVDRSRENLGVDTLDLLQLHCPPTDAYYRPATFEALDTLADEDRISHYGVSVERIEEGLKAIEYPGVETIQVIFNPFRQRPVEQLFDAADRADVGIIVRVPLASGLLTGTIDADDEFPDNDHRNFNRDGEAFDVGETFAGVPLEPGVVAVEKLQQAVPEELTVAQFALRWILDFDAVSTVIPGSTAPDHIAENVAAADADPLSHERHGVVRDVYEERIAPHVHQRW; this is encoded by the coding sequence ATGGATCACCGACAGCTCGGTTCGACGGGGTACGACGTTTCCGAAGTCGGACTTGGCACGTGGAACGTCGGCGGCGACTGGGGTGACGTCTCCGAGGACGAGGGCCGCGCCGCGATCGACGCAGCGATCGACGAGGGCGTGACCTTCGTCGATACCGCCGACGTCTACGGCGACGGCCGGAGCGAGCGCCTCATTCGCGAGGTGCTCGCCGACCGCTCCGAGGACCCGATCGTGGCGACGAAGGCCGGCCGCCGGCTCGACCCCCACGAGGCCGCGAGCTACACCGAGGACAACCTCCGCGAGTTCGTGGATCGCAGCCGGGAGAACCTCGGGGTCGACACGCTCGATCTCCTCCAGCTCCACTGTCCGCCGACCGACGCGTACTACCGGCCGGCGACGTTCGAGGCGCTCGACACCCTCGCCGACGAGGATCGGATCTCCCACTACGGCGTCAGCGTCGAACGGATCGAGGAGGGACTCAAGGCGATCGAGTATCCCGGCGTCGAGACGATCCAAGTCATCTTCAACCCGTTCCGCCAGCGCCCGGTCGAGCAGCTGTTCGACGCGGCCGATCGGGCGGACGTGGGGATCATCGTGCGCGTACCGCTGGCCTCGGGGCTGCTGACCGGGACCATCGACGCCGACGACGAGTTCCCCGACAATGACCACCGGAACTTCAACCGCGACGGCGAGGCGTTCGACGTCGGCGAGACGTTCGCGGGCGTCCCGCTCGAACCGGGCGTCGTGGCCGTCGAGAAACTCCAGCAGGCAGTACCGGAAGAGCTGACGGTGGCGCAGTTCGCGCTCCGGTGGATCCTCGACTTCGACGCGGTTTCGACCGTGATTCCCGGTTCGACCGCACCGGACCACATCGCGGAGAACGTCGCGGCCGCCGACGCCGACCCGCTGAGTCACGAACGCCACGGCGTGGTACGGGACGTCTACGAGGAGCGGATCGCGCCACACGTCCACCAGCGGTGGTGA
- a CDS encoding DUF5808 domain-containing protein: MADRPPSGEIFGVPYNFERPSLGRILSAYWQPGEEMLVEKPFGIGYTLNLANWRSWIALAVVAALLAQENRSGDETSEADEEPVEVVVD, translated from the coding sequence ATGGCCGACAGACCACCGTCCGGCGAGATCTTCGGCGTCCCGTACAACTTCGAACGACCGAGCCTCGGACGCATCCTCTCGGCGTACTGGCAGCCCGGTGAGGAGATGCTGGTCGAGAAGCCGTTCGGGATCGGCTACACACTGAACCTCGCCAACTGGCGGTCGTGGATCGCGCTCGCGGTCGTCGCCGCGCTGCTCGCCCAAGAGAACCGCTCCGGAGACGAGACGAGCGAGGCCGACGAGGAACCGGTCGAAGTCGTGGTCGACTGA
- a CDS encoding 30S ribosomal protein S24e: MDIDITAEDENPMLHRTDVRFELSHDEATPSRLSVRDSLAAMLNKDAGEVVVHELDTKFGLRKTLGYAKVYESSDAARDVEQEYMLERNKIAGEDDETDAEAGEA, from the coding sequence ATGGACATCGACATCACCGCCGAGGACGAAAACCCCATGCTCCACCGGACGGACGTGCGCTTCGAACTCAGCCACGACGAGGCCACGCCGTCGCGGCTCTCGGTCCGGGACAGCCTCGCCGCGATGCTCAACAAGGACGCCGGCGAGGTCGTGGTCCACGAACTCGACACCAAGTTCGGGCTCCGGAAGACGCTCGGTTACGCGAAGGTGTACGAGTCGTCCGACGCCGCCCGCGACGTCGAGCAGGAGTACATGCTCGAACGCAACAAGATCGCCGGCGAGGACGACGAGACCGACGCGGAAGCGGGTGAGGCCTGA
- a CDS encoding translation initiation factor IF-2 subunit gamma, with translation MTRNDRHPEVNIGLVGHVDHGKTTLVEALSGSWTDQHSEEMKRGISIRLGYADATFRQCPDMDAPECYTVAETCPDGSESERLRTVSFVDAPGHETLMATMLSGASLMDGAVLVVSATETVPQAQTQEHLMALDSIGIENIVIAQNKIDLVDADRARQNYEEIEEFVEGTVAEGAPVVPISAGQEANLDLLIEAIEEEIPTPERDPGADARMHVARSFDINKPGTRADELLGGVLGGSLVAGELDVGDEIELRPGREVEHGGEAEWQPITTDVRSLQAGGESAETVTPGGLLGVGTGLDPSLTKSDGLAGQIAGPPGSLPPTREEFTMSVSLLDRVVGEGDAIEPISTGEPLMLTVGTATTVGSVTSARDDECEVRLKRPVCAADGTQIAINRRVGTRWRLIGIGTLRG, from the coding sequence ATGACACGGAACGACCGACACCCGGAGGTGAACATCGGCCTGGTGGGCCACGTCGACCACGGCAAGACGACGCTGGTCGAGGCGCTGAGTGGCTCCTGGACCGACCAACACTCCGAGGAGATGAAGCGCGGCATCTCCATTCGTCTGGGCTACGCCGACGCCACCTTCCGGCAGTGTCCGGACATGGACGCCCCCGAGTGTTACACCGTCGCCGAGACTTGTCCCGACGGGTCCGAGAGCGAGCGCCTTCGGACTGTGTCGTTCGTCGACGCACCGGGCCACGAGACACTGATGGCGACCATGCTCTCGGGCGCGTCGCTGATGGACGGCGCGGTGCTCGTGGTGAGCGCGACCGAGACCGTGCCGCAGGCCCAGACCCAAGAGCACCTGATGGCGCTCGATTCGATCGGGATCGAGAACATCGTGATCGCCCAGAACAAGATCGACCTCGTCGACGCCGACCGCGCGCGCCAGAACTACGAGGAGATCGAGGAATTCGTCGAGGGAACGGTCGCCGAAGGCGCACCGGTCGTTCCGATCAGCGCGGGCCAGGAAGCGAACCTCGATCTCCTGATCGAGGCGATCGAGGAGGAGATCCCCACGCCGGAACGCGATCCCGGGGCCGACGCCCGAATGCACGTCGCCCGGAGTTTCGACATCAACAAGCCCGGGACACGGGCCGACGAACTCCTCGGGGGCGTGCTCGGCGGGAGCCTCGTCGCGGGCGAACTCGACGTGGGCGACGAGATCGAACTCCGGCCGGGCCGCGAAGTCGAACACGGTGGCGAGGCCGAGTGGCAGCCGATCACCACCGACGTGCGCTCGCTCCAGGCTGGTGGCGAGTCCGCCGAGACGGTGACGCCTGGCGGACTTCTCGGTGTCGGCACCGGTCTCGATCCGAGTCTCACGAAAAGCGATGGGCTCGCGGGCCAGATCGCCGGACCACCGGGATCGCTCCCGCCGACCCGCGAGGAGTTCACGATGAGCGTCTCACTGCTCGATCGGGTGGTCGGCGAGGGCGACGCGATCGAGCCGATATCGACGGGCGAGCCGTTGATGCTCACGGTAGGGACGGCAACGACCGTCGGCTCGGTGACGAGCGCGCGCGACGACGAGTGTGAAGTCCGGCTGAAACGGCCGGTGTGCGCGGCCGACGGGACGCAGATCGCGATCAACCGCCGGGTCGGCACGCGGTGGCGGCTGATCGGTATCGGCACGCTCAGGGGATGA
- a CDS encoding DNA-directed RNA polymerase: MYKRVELTDTIEVPPPLLGDVSPGLVKRLLQDKLEGRLDEDVGSVVSVIDVHDIGDGRVLPGRRGHEGSVYYEATFDAVTFDPQMQEVVDGEVVEIVNFGAFVGIGPVDGLLHVSQISDEYLAFDEENQQLASRESNQTLGVGDAVRARIVTKSIDERNPRDSKIGLTAKQVGLGKHGWLREERAPAAGE; this comes from the coding sequence ATGTACAAACGAGTCGAACTCACGGACACGATCGAAGTACCGCCACCCCTGCTCGGCGACGTTTCGCCCGGGCTGGTGAAACGACTGCTTCAGGACAAGCTCGAAGGCCGCCTCGACGAGGACGTCGGCAGCGTCGTCAGCGTGATCGACGTCCACGACATCGGCGACGGCCGGGTGCTCCCTGGGCGGCGCGGTCACGAGGGCTCGGTCTACTACGAGGCGACGTTCGACGCGGTCACCTTCGACCCCCAGATGCAGGAGGTCGTCGACGGCGAGGTCGTCGAGATCGTCAACTTCGGGGCGTTCGTCGGGATCGGTCCCGTCGACGGCCTGCTCCACGTCTCCCAGATCAGCGACGAGTATCTCGCCTTCGACGAGGAGAACCAGCAGCTCGCCTCCCGCGAATCGAACCAGACCCTCGGGGTGGGCGACGCGGTCCGGGCCCGGATCGTGACCAAGAGTATCGACGAGCGCAACCCGCGTGACTCGAAGATCGGGCTGACCGCGAAGCAAGTCGGACTGGGGAAACACGGCTGGCTCCGCGAGGAGCGCGCACCCGCGGCGGGTGAGTGA
- a CDS encoding bifunctional N(6)-L-threonylcarbamoyladenine synthase/serine/threonine protein kinase: protein MRVLGIEGTAWAASAAYYDTATDEVSIETDAYLPESGGIHPREAAEHMREAIPAVVEATLNEADGPIDAVAFSRGPGLGPCLRIAGTAARALAGSLDVPLVGVNHMLAHAEIGRHRSGFASPVCLNASGANAHVLGYTNGRYRILGETTDTGVGNALDKFTRHVGWSHPGGPKIERAAEDGEYVDLPYVVTGMDFSFSGIMSAAKAAVDEDIPVEDVCFSLQETVFGMLTEVAERALSLTRSSELVLGGGVGQNARLREMLTTMCEERGAEFFAPEAHFLRDNAGMIAVLGAKMAVAGDTIEIADSRVDSGFRPDDVPVTWRENSGGREAIEERQNDETRQTGSVDAYQGAEATVEIAGDHVVKRRRSKAYRHPKLDERLRRDRIVQEARLTSAARREGVPTPVVHDVDTHEAALTLERVGECDLREIVEPGDGGHDATTATTRGEREVRTVAGHLATLHAAGFVHGDPTTRNVRVSSSSASGGGDEGNDDMGDELTYLIDFGLGYHTDSIEDYAMDCHVFERSLDGTAAVPDPLRAAFEEGYGETGNPDVLDRLREIEGRGRYQ, encoded by the coding sequence ATGCGTGTGCTCGGTATCGAGGGCACCGCGTGGGCCGCGAGCGCGGCGTACTACGACACCGCGACCGACGAGGTGTCGATCGAGACTGACGCTTACCTCCCGGAGAGCGGCGGCATTCACCCGCGCGAGGCCGCCGAGCACATGCGTGAGGCGATTCCTGCAGTGGTCGAAGCAACCCTCAATGAAGCCGACGGCCCGATCGACGCGGTCGCGTTCTCGCGGGGCCCCGGACTCGGTCCCTGTCTCCGGATCGCCGGAACGGCCGCCCGCGCGCTCGCCGGTTCGCTGGACGTGCCGCTCGTCGGCGTGAACCACATGCTCGCTCACGCCGAGATCGGGCGACACCGATCGGGATTCGCCTCACCTGTGTGTCTGAACGCGAGCGGCGCGAACGCCCACGTCCTCGGCTACACCAACGGTCGCTACCGGATTCTCGGCGAGACCACCGACACGGGAGTGGGCAACGCGCTCGACAAATTCACCCGCCACGTCGGGTGGTCCCATCCCGGCGGGCCGAAGATCGAGCGCGCGGCCGAAGACGGCGAGTACGTCGATCTCCCCTACGTCGTCACCGGGATGGATTTTTCCTTCTCGGGGATCATGAGTGCGGCCAAGGCGGCCGTCGACGAGGACATACCCGTCGAGGACGTCTGTTTCTCGCTCCAAGAGACCGTCTTCGGGATGTTGACCGAGGTCGCCGAGCGCGCGCTCTCGCTGACACGCTCGTCCGAGCTCGTCCTCGGTGGGGGAGTCGGCCAGAACGCGCGGCTGCGAGAGATGCTGACGACGATGTGTGAGGAACGCGGCGCGGAGTTTTTCGCGCCCGAAGCGCACTTTCTCCGAGACAACGCCGGGATGATCGCGGTGCTCGGCGCGAAGATGGCCGTCGCGGGCGACACCATCGAAATCGCCGACTCGCGAGTGGATTCGGGGTTCAGACCCGACGACGTACCCGTGACGTGGCGCGAGAATAGCGGCGGACGCGAGGCCATCGAAGAACGCCAGAATGACGAAACGCGCCAGACCGGAAGCGTCGACGCGTACCAGGGTGCCGAGGCCACAGTCGAGATCGCGGGCGATCACGTCGTGAAACGTCGGCGGTCGAAAGCCTACCGCCATCCCAAACTCGACGAACGGCTGCGTCGCGACCGGATCGTCCAGGAAGCGCGTCTCACGAGCGCGGCGCGGCGCGAAGGCGTGCCGACACCGGTCGTCCACGATGTCGACACGCACGAAGCGGCGCTGACGCTCGAACGCGTCGGCGAGTGTGATTTGCGCGAGATCGTCGAGCCTGGCGATGGCGGCCACGACGCCACTACCGCGACCACACGCGGTGAGCGGGAAGTGCGGACGGTGGCCGGACACCTCGCGACACTTCACGCCGCAGGGTTCGTCCACGGCGATCCCACGACGCGGAACGTCCGGGTGAGTTCGTCGTCGGCGTCCGGCGGCGGGGACGAAGGGAACGACGACATGGGCGACGAGTTGACCTACCTGATCGACTTCGGACTCGGCTACCACACCGACAGCATCGAGGACTACGCGATGGACTGTCACGTGTTCGAGCGAAGCCTCGACGGGACGGCCGCTGTGCCCGATCCACTCCGTGCAGCCTTCGAGGAGGGCTACGGGGAGACGGGGAACCCCGACGTGCTCGATCGTCTTCGCGAGATCGAGGGCCGGGGCAGATACCAGTAA
- a CDS encoding 30S ribosomal protein S27ae — MTRYEIYDDDGTTDREQCPRCGDAFLASHGDRLHCGRCDYTEWN; from the coding sequence ATGACCCGCTACGAGATCTACGATGACGACGGCACGACCGACCGCGAGCAGTGTCCCCGGTGTGGCGACGCGTTTCTCGCCTCCCACGGCGACCGCCTCCACTGCGGTCGGTGTGACTACACCGAGTGGAACTGA
- the spt4 gene encoding transcription elongation factor subunit Spt4: protein MADRRVCRECHRVLDSPDQQTCPACGSSSLTEDWAGYVVIAHPETSQIAEEMQVTEPGRYALKVR from the coding sequence ATGGCCGACAGACGCGTGTGCCGCGAGTGCCACCGTGTTCTCGACTCGCCCGACCAGCAGACCTGTCCTGCGTGTGGTTCGTCGAGCCTCACCGAGGACTGGGCTGGCTACGTGGTGATCGCTCACCCCGAGACCAGCCAGATCGCCGAAGAGATGCAGGTCACCGAGCCGGGTCGCTACGCCCTGAAGGTCCGGTAA
- a CDS encoding GTP-dependent dephospho-CoA kinase family protein yields the protein MGPVYTDSEQLRKELGSPIVAVGDVVTRHLTDAGARPDLAVVDWVTERETLPAADRPEIEGYDTRIDVTNPAAVLTDDLLAALRAGVEHDGTTVIVVDGEEDLATLPALVAAPAGASVIYGQPGEGMVHVRVDDAASERARGLLARMDGDHDQAWSALGVEPDD from the coding sequence ATGGGGCCCGTCTACACCGATTCCGAACAGTTGCGGAAGGAGCTCGGTTCGCCGATCGTGGCGGTCGGCGACGTCGTGACCCGCCACCTCACCGACGCGGGCGCACGCCCTGATCTCGCGGTCGTCGACTGGGTGACCGAGCGCGAAACGCTCCCGGCAGCCGACCGGCCCGAAATCGAAGGGTACGATACCAGAATCGACGTGACGAACCCCGCAGCGGTGCTCACCGACGATCTCCTCGCCGCGCTTCGGGCGGGTGTCGAACACGACGGGACCACCGTGATCGTGGTCGACGGCGAGGAGGACCTCGCAACGCTGCCGGCGCTCGTGGCGGCACCGGCGGGCGCGAGCGTGATCTACGGCCAGCCGGGCGAGGGGATGGTCCACGTTCGGGTCGACGACGCGGCGAGCGAGCGGGCGCGTGGCCTGCTCGCGCGGATGGACGGCGATCACGACCAGGCGTGGAGCGCGCTCGGCGTCGAGCCAGACGACTGA